A region from the Aliarcobacter thereius LMG 24486 genome encodes:
- the cysN gene encoding sulfate adenylyltransferase subunit CysN, which yields MEQINDIKAYLKEHENKQLLRFITCGNVDDGKSTLIGRLLHDSKTIFEDQLENIKKDSKKNNTTNNEFDLSLLVDGLQSEREQGITIDVAYRYFTTPKRKFIIADTPGHEQYTRNMATGASTANLAIILIDARYGVQTQTKRHTFINKLLGIDHIVVAVNKMDLVDFKEEIFESIKEDYLSFAKELEVKSKITLIPLSALNGDNIVDRSTKSPWYKGETLLEYLENVKIDSNRDLENFRFPVQYVNRPNLDFRGFCGTIASGVIKVGDEITVIPSNKSSKIKSIVTYEGDLTHAYCDQAITLTLEDEIDVSRGDIIVKSDNLIDEASSFDVDLVWLSENALVKEKQYFIKRATTTTSGTINEIYYKTDVNSLKQEKTDNLVLNEIARVKLDLEQNIAYDSYDKIKTMGSFIIIDRVSNNTVGAGMIRSKSFNQKEKNSYSDFEIEFNALVRKHFPHWNCKEIIQ from the coding sequence ATGGAACAAATTAATGATATAAAAGCTTATTTAAAAGAGCATGAAAATAAACAACTTCTTAGATTTATAACTTGTGGAAATGTTGATGATGGCAAATCTACTCTTATTGGAAGATTACTTCATGATTCTAAAACAATTTTTGAAGACCAACTAGAAAATATAAAAAAAGATAGTAAAAAAAACAATACAACAAATAATGAATTTGATCTATCTTTATTGGTTGATGGTTTACAAAGTGAAAGAGAACAAGGGATTACTATTGATGTTGCATATAGATATTTTACAACTCCAAAAAGAAAATTTATTATTGCAGATACACCAGGTCACGAACAATATACAAGAAATATGGCAACGGGAGCTAGTACAGCAAATTTAGCAATTATTTTAATAGATGCCAGATATGGTGTTCAAACTCAAACAAAAAGGCATACCTTTATAAATAAACTTTTAGGTATAGACCATATTGTAGTAGCTGTAAATAAGATGGATTTAGTAGATTTCAAAGAAGAGATTTTTGAATCAATAAAAGAAGATTACCTATCTTTTGCAAAGGAGTTAGAAGTAAAAAGTAAAATAACTTTAATTCCTTTATCTGCTTTAAATGGTGATAATATTGTTGATAGAAGTACAAAATCTCCTTGGTATAAAGGCGAAACTCTATTGGAGTATTTAGAAAATGTAAAAATAGATAGTAATAGAGATTTAGAAAATTTCAGATTTCCTGTTCAATATGTGAATAGACCAAACCTTGATTTTAGAGGTTTTTGTGGAACTATTGCTAGTGGAGTTATAAAAGTTGGAGATGAAATTACAGTTATTCCTTCAAATAAAAGTTCAAAAATAAAAAGTATTGTAACTTATGAAGGAGATTTAACTCATGCATATTGTGATCAAGCTATTACTTTAACTTTAGAAGATGAAATTGATGTAAGTCGTGGAGATATTATTGTAAAAAGTGATAATCTTATTGATGAAGCATCAAGTTTTGATGTTGATTTAGTTTGGCTTAGCGAAAATGCTTTAGTAAAAGAAAAGCAATATTTCATAAAAAGAGCAACTACAACTACAAGTGGAACAATAAATGAGATTTATTATAAAACCGATGTAAATAGTTTAAAACAAGAAAAAACAGATAATTTAGTTTTAAACGAAATAGCAAGAGTAAAACTTGACCTAGAACAAAACATTGCATATGATTCATATGATAAAATAAAAACTATGGGAAGCTTTATAATAATAGATAGAGTTTCAAATAATACAGTCGGTGCAGGAATGATAAGAAGTAAATCTTTTAATCAAAAAGAAAAAAACTCTTATAGTGATTTTGAAATAGAGTTTAATGCTCTTGTTAGAAAACATTTTCCACACTGGAATTGCAAAGAGATTATTCAATAG
- a CDS encoding sulfite reductase yields the protein MSYKLNIEKIKSDKSSNDIIADIFYYCVTGEMLSKEDLERFKWHGIYVEDNNQTSFSLKIPLLLGELNLIQLKTILALLKRFGFDEVNFNEGQKLEFKNIRLSTLPNIFNILQESSLSSFFESGHSIKSVITCPVNGLDSTQLFDVEELANRLNSTFVGNKNFFNLPNSLQFAISGYPEGCDAGVIPDISFNARKNLKDKIVFEIKIGSTSIGNIAYSQVIPTARAIANIYKEYGQREDYLTTDFKSFIEDLELINFSHILSSMLDFKIFDSSLINSNIDPKKPRMGIHKSMNDGFSYIGLNSKYKNFTQKKLEDFIRILEENQASKIKITHKSNIIILDAPSQNSENLNSSLLELEL from the coding sequence ATGTCATACAAACTAAATATAGAAAAAATAAAAAGTGATAAATCAAGCAATGATATTATTGCTGATATATTTTATTACTGTGTTACAGGCGAAATGCTATCAAAAGAGGATTTAGAACGCTTTAAATGGCATGGAATTTATGTTGAAGACAATAATCAAACAAGCTTTAGCCTAAAAATTCCTCTGCTTTTAGGAGAATTAAATTTAATTCAATTAAAAACTATTTTAGCTCTATTAAAAAGATTTGGTTTTGATGAAGTAAATTTCAATGAAGGTCAAAAACTAGAGTTTAAAAATATAAGATTATCAACTCTTCCAAATATTTTTAATATTTTGCAAGAATCTTCTTTGTCAAGTTTTTTTGAATCTGGTCATAGTATAAAAAGTGTTATAACTTGTCCTGTAAATGGTCTTGATTCAACTCAGCTTTTTGATGTTGAAGAGTTAGCAAATAGACTAAATAGTACTTTTGTTGGAAATAAAAACTTCTTTAATCTTCCAAACTCTTTACAATTTGCAATAAGTGGTTATCCTGAAGGTTGTGATGCTGGAGTTATTCCTGATATTAGTTTTAATGCTAGAAAAAATTTAAAAGATAAAATTGTATTTGAGATAAAGATAGGTTCTACTTCAATTGGGAATATTGCTTACTCTCAAGTTATTCCAACAGCAAGAGCCATTGCAAATATTTATAAAGAATATGGTCAAAGAGAAGATTATTTAACTACAGATTTTAAAAGTTTTATAGAAGATTTAGAATTAATAAATTTCTCTCATATTTTATCTTCTATGCTGGATTTTAAGATATTTGATTCTTCTTTAATAAATTCAAATATAGATCCAAAAAAACCAAGAATGGGAATTCATAAAAGTATGAACGATGGTTTTTCATATATTGGTTTAAATTCAAAATATAAAAATTTTACACAAAAGAAACTCGAAGATTTTATTAGAATTTTAGAAGAAAATCAAGCTAGTAAAATAAAAATAACACACAAATCAAATATTATTATACTTGATGCTCCATCACAAAATAGTGAAAATTTAAACTCAAGCCTTTTAGAATTAGAACTTTAG
- the trpB gene encoding tryptophan synthase subunit beta: protein MQRQKPYLDSFPDSNGYFGKFGGSFIPPELEKPFLEINEAYNKLSKDFNFINELKNIRKYYQGRPTPIYFAKNISNKVGGNIYLKREDLNHTGAHKLNHCMAEALLAKYLGKKKLIAETGAGQHGVALATAAAYFGLECEIHMGEVDIKKEYPNVVKMRILGAKIVAVTKGLKTLKEAVDSAFEAYLKDTKNSMFAIGTVVGPSPFPKMVRDFQSIIGFEAREQFLDMTGKLPDMVTACVGGGSNAMGIFSGFIEDSVKLYAVEPAGKGDKIGEHSASLTYGEEGVMHGFNSIMLKDEKGEPAPVHSIGSGIDYPSVGPELAYLSSISKINLGLCSDDEAVEAFYTLSRLEGIIPALESSHALAFAMRYAKENKNESILVSLSGRGDKDIDFVIENYPLV, encoded by the coding sequence ATGCAAAGACAAAAACCTTATTTAGATAGTTTTCCAGATTCAAATGGTTATTTTGGGAAGTTTGGTGGCTCTTTTATTCCACCTGAATTAGAAAAGCCATTTTTAGAGATAAATGAAGCATATAATAAACTATCAAAAGATTTTAACTTTATAAATGAGTTAAAAAATATAAGGAAATATTACCAAGGAAGACCTACTCCTATATATTTTGCAAAGAATATATCAAACAAAGTTGGTGGAAATATATATCTAAAAAGAGAAGACTTAAATCATACTGGAGCTCATAAATTAAATCACTGTATGGCTGAAGCACTTTTAGCAAAATATTTAGGAAAGAAAAAACTAATTGCTGAAACAGGAGCAGGGCAACACGGAGTTGCTTTGGCAACTGCAGCTGCTTATTTTGGATTAGAGTGCGAAATTCATATGGGTGAAGTCGATATAAAAAAAGAGTATCCTAATGTTGTAAAAATGAGAATATTAGGTGCAAAAATAGTAGCAGTTACAAAAGGTCTAAAAACATTAAAAGAGGCTGTTGATAGTGCATTTGAAGCATATTTAAAAGATACAAAGAATTCTATGTTTGCTATTGGTACTGTTGTTGGTCCAAGTCCTTTTCCTAAAATGGTTAGAGATTTTCAAAGTATAATAGGTTTTGAAGCAAGAGAGCAATTTTTAGATATGACAGGAAAACTTCCAGATATGGTTACAGCTTGTGTGGGTGGAGGAAGTAATGCTATGGGAATATTTAGTGGATTTATTGAAGATAGTGTAAAGTTATATGCAGTTGAACCAGCTGGAAAAGGTGATAAGATAGGTGAACATAGTGCAAGTTTAACTTATGGAGAAGAGGGAGTTATGCACGGATTTAACTCTATTATGTTGAAAGATGAAAAAGGTGAACCAGCACCTGTTCATTCAATTGGTAGTGGAATTGATTATCCATCTGTTGGACCAGAATTAGCATATTTAAGTAGTATTTCTAAAATAAATTTAGGACTTTGTAGCGATGATGAAGCAGTTGAAGCATTTTATACTTTATCAAGATTAGAAGGTATTATTCCAGCTTTAGAATCTTCTCATGCTCTAGCTTTTGCTATGAGATATGCAAAAGAGAATAAAAATGAATCAATTCTTGTGAGTTTAAGTGGAAGAGGTGATAAAGATATTGATTTTGTAATTGAAAACTATCCTTTAGTTTAA
- a CDS encoding saccharopine dehydrogenase C-terminal domain-containing protein: MKVVFFGVGAVCSVISTLLSEQADKNKKSCAKFLFIVRSEKRAKLHFYKNIDLLENSNFLEIENFDDIFNNPDKYKKELKGFDIFINSSTPSYNLNIMKLALEFNANYADLASDIYKDDVINSLKFEQQSFEKEFKKRNLFALINLGISPGITNFLIGDRINSIKNLPYEVKITKIELNLLEELQSKKLIFSWSPKVAIDELAFPPIFVKNNKIKKIEPFSKSKIYKFPYFRNIVDIYPVFQEELISLKDSFPEIENIKLNIGGNELELMKNLYQLNLFSDKYCIDNENEKISINSVIKNIIPKMKSPEVIEDYIKKKTIKYAEFSAIADIYLEVSHPKSRKKITSIESIGLSFSKYLDLLKTPYSGSTYVSYPTGIGAGIIIFYSLLQKDLLSGVILSENLPKIFGEKLNDIIKRELSSYKINIYSQIK; this comes from the coding sequence ATGAAAGTTGTATTCTTTGGAGTTGGTGCCGTTTGTAGTGTTATTTCAACACTTTTAAGTGAACAAGCAGATAAAAATAAAAAGAGTTGTGCAAAGTTTCTATTTATTGTAAGAAGTGAGAAAAGAGCCAAATTACATTTTTATAAAAATATTGATTTGTTAGAAAACTCAAATTTTTTAGAAATAGAAAATTTTGATGATATTTTTAATAATCCAGATAAGTATAAAAAAGAGTTAAAAGGTTTTGATATTTTTATAAATAGTTCAACGCCTTCATACAATCTTAATATTATGAAACTAGCTTTAGAATTCAATGCAAACTATGCTGATTTAGCTAGTGATATCTATAAAGATGATGTTATAAACTCTTTAAAATTTGAGCAACAAAGCTTTGAAAAAGAGTTTAAAAAAAGAAATCTTTTTGCACTTATAAATCTTGGAATATCTCCAGGAATTACAAACTTTCTAATCGGAGATAGAATTAACTCAATTAAAAATCTTCCTTATGAAGTTAAAATTACAAAGATTGAATTAAATCTTTTAGAAGAGTTGCAATCAAAAAAACTTATCTTTTCGTGGTCACCAAAAGTTGCAATAGATGAACTTGCATTTCCACCAATTTTTGTTAAAAACAATAAAATTAAAAAGATTGAACCGTTTTCAAAATCAAAAATCTATAAGTTTCCATATTTTAGAAATATAGTTGATATTTATCCTGTTTTTCAAGAGGAGCTAATATCTTTAAAAGATAGTTTTCCTGAAATTGAAAATATCAAATTAAATATTGGTGGAAATGAGCTTGAACTTATGAAAAATCTATATCAATTAAATCTTTTTTCAGACAAATACTGTATTGATAATGAAAATGAGAAAATATCTATAAATAGTGTTATAAAAAATATAATTCCTAAAATGAAAAGTCCTGAAGTTATAGAAGATTATATAAAAAAGAAAACTATAAAATATGCAGAATTTTCTGCAATCGCTGATATTTACTTAGAAGTTTCTCATCCAAAAAGTAGAAAAAAGATAACAAGTATTGAATCAATTGGATTATCTTTTAGTAAGTATCTTGACCTTTTAAAAACCCCATATAGTGGAAGTACTTATGTATCTTATCCAACAGGAATCGGAGCTGGAATAATAATTTTCTACTCTTTATTACAAAAAGATCTTTTAAGTGGTGTAATATTAAGTGAAAATCTTCCAAAAATATTTGGTGAGAAATTAAATGATATTATAAAAAGAGAGCTAAGTAGCTATAAAATAAATATTTATAGCCAGATTAAATAG
- a CDS encoding aminotransferase class V-fold PLP-dependent enzyme, whose translation MHNNIFRPFLNENVDKENFLKYNTIGKHKERYFDFTASGLAFRQIENRIHEVLEFYANTHSKESGNAKITTSFYDGARDNLRKSLKIDDNFAILPSGSGATSAIKHFQELLGLYIPPATKTRLKNNIDKKALPLVIVGPYEHHSNEVSFRESLAQVKRVRLQEDGLIDLKHLEKILEKNKKREIIGSFTIASNVSGIVTCYKKISNLLKKYNAIVCFDAAASSPYINIPCKYYDAMFLSPHKLLGGVGSSGILVIKKTLINTKLAPTFSGGGTVKYVNKSSQIYEKDIEIREDAGTPAIIQFIKASLAYQLRDEIGLEYIQNKKEELYSYLLNELKTIPNLVIYGNNKSMNIGITSFNIKDFNPYDLCSKLSSTKNFQTRAGCSCAGPYGHDLLNLKKVSMKNRPGWLRVGVHFTHTKEQIKNLVDEIKALII comes from the coding sequence ATGCATAACAATATTTTTAGACCATTTTTGAATGAAAATGTAGATAAAGAGAATTTCCTAAAATACAATACAATAGGTAAACACAAAGAGAGATACTTTGATTTCACAGCTTCAGGATTAGCATTTAGACAGATTGAAAATAGAATTCATGAAGTACTAGAATTTTATGCAAATACTCACTCAAAAGAGTCAGGAAATGCTAAAATTACAACATCTTTCTATGATGGTGCAAGAGATAATTTAAGAAAATCATTAAAAATTGATGATAATTTTGCCATATTACCAAGTGGCTCAGGAGCAACATCAGCAATAAAACATTTTCAAGAACTTTTGGGACTTTATATTCCACCTGCAACAAAAACTAGATTAAAAAACAATATAGATAAAAAAGCTTTACCTTTAGTTATTGTAGGTCCTTATGAACATCATTCAAACGAAGTATCTTTTAGAGAATCTTTGGCTCAAGTAAAAAGAGTAAGATTACAAGAAGATGGATTGATAGATTTAAAACATCTTGAAAAAATACTTGAAAAGAATAAAAAAAGAGAAATAATAGGCTCTTTTACAATAGCTTCAAATGTTAGTGGAATTGTAACTTGCTATAAAAAAATCTCTAATCTTCTAAAAAAATATAATGCTATTGTATGTTTTGATGCAGCAGCTTCAAGTCCATATATAAATATTCCTTGTAAATACTATGATGCAATGTTTTTATCTCCTCATAAGCTTTTAGGAGGAGTTGGTTCAAGTGGAATTTTAGTTATTAAAAAAACTTTAATAAATACAAAATTAGCTCCAACTTTTAGTGGTGGTGGAACTGTAAAATATGTAAATAAATCTAGCCAAATTTATGAAAAAGATATAGAAATAAGAGAAGATGCAGGAACTCCTGCAATAATCCAATTTATAAAAGCAAGTTTAGCTTATCAACTAAGAGATGAAATTGGACTTGAATATATTCAAAATAAAAAAGAGGAGCTATATTCTTATCTTTTAAATGAACTAAAAACTATTCCAAATCTTGTAATTTATGGAAATAATAAAAGTATGAATATAGGTATTACCTCTTTTAATATAAAAGATTTTAATCCTTATGATTTATGCTCTAAACTTTCTTCTACAAAAAACTTTCAAACAAGAGCTGGTTGTTCTTGTGCTGGACCATATGGTCATGATTTGTTAAATCTAAAAAAAGTATCTATGAAAAATAGACCAGGATGGCTAAGAGTTGGTGTTCATTTTACTCATACAAAAGAGCAGATAAAGAATTTAGTAGATGAGATAAAAGCTCTAATTATTTAG